One Natrinema longum genomic window, TCCGACTGATCGACCAGTCGCCGATCGGCCGCACGCCCCGATCGAATCCCGCAACGTACACCAGCGTTTTCGACTACATTCGGGAGCTGTTCGCCTCGACGAAGCTCGCGAAACAACGGGGCTACGAGAAGGGGCGGTTCTCCTTCAACGTCAAGGGCGGCCGCTGCGAGGAGTGTGGCGGCCAGGGAACGGTCAAGATCGAGATGAACTTCCTGAGCGACGTCTACGTCCCCTGTGAAGAGTGCGACGGCGCGCGCTACAACGACGCCACCCTCGACGTCACCTACAAGGGCAAGACCATCGCCGACGTCCTCGAGATGTCCGTCGAGGAGGCCTACGACTTCTTCGAGTCCTCGAGCCAGATTCGCCGCCGACTCAAACTGCTGAAAGACGTCGGTCTCGATTACATGAAACTCGGCCAGCCCTCGACGACGCTCTCGGGCGGGGAGGCCCAGCGGATCAAACTCGCCGAGGAGTTGGGGAAGAAAGACTCCGGCGAGACGCTCTACCTGCTCGACGAGCCCACCACCGGCCTCCACAGCGAGGACGAACGCAAACTCGTCGACGTCCTCCACCGGCTGACCGACAACGGCAACACAGTCGTCGTCATCGAACACGAACTCGACCTCGTGAAAAACGCCGATCACATCATCGACCTCGGCCCCGAGGGCGGCGAGAACGGCGGCGAAGTCGTCGCGACCGGGACGCCCGAAGCCGTCGCCCGCCTCGAGGACTCCCACACCGGACGCTACCTGCGGGACCTGCTCCCGAAGATCGACCTCGAGGGACCACGTGGCGAGCGTGTCGAACCCGTGAGTGCGCCGATGGACGACGACTGATCGCGACAGTCAGAAGGACTCATTGCGATTCGGGCCAACGAGGAGACAGATGAGTCGACTGAAAGACATCGTTCGTCGCGGGTTCGCCGGTGGCGGGATCGCGACGCTACTGCTAGCCGGGCTGTTCGTCCTCGGTGGCCCCGCTCCGTCGACGCTACTGGTGGCCGGCTGGCTCGCCATCGTCGGGCTCTCGCTGTTCCTCGCCGGTATCCGCGAGCGAGTCCCCGTTGCCGGCCGGCTCGTCGGCTGGCCCCGCGTTGGCGCTGCCGGCATCGCCGCGTTCGCGATCGGCGCGGTCGGGTTCGGACTCTCGCAACTCTACACGCTCGAGGTCGCCAGCGGGACGTGGCTGCTCGCTGTCGCGATCACGGTCTTCGTCCCGGGGTATCTCGCGTGGTTCGCCCTCGAGTGCTGGGCCGGCGGCCGCCGACTAAACGACGAGATGTTCGCGGTCGAGTAACGCGGCTCCCCGACGCTGCCGTGGTGGGGTCGGATCGACCGTTCCACCGGCGCTGTTCGAGCCGATAGGAACGCCAACGACCGAGGGCTGTCGACGACGGGCCCTCGCCGGACCCGGCGAACCGGGCCGGGAGCACAGTCAAGGGGGAGACTCGCCAAGGAGTACGTATGGCAGACGATTCCACACGCTCCGAGGCGGAGTCGGCACGGACCGTCGAGGATCCGACGGACTCGTTCGATCTGACCCGTTCAGAGCGCGTTCAGATCGGTGTCACGCGGGGCGAGACCGACCTCGAGATCGGACCGCCGCGTGACTATCCCGACCGGGCCGACATCTCGGTTCGACCGCGGTCGGACGACGGCCACCGCGTGGTGGTCAGTATCGATGCGATGGCGGGCGACCACGGGACGGGCCACGCCGACGTGGAGTTGACGCCGGCCGAGGCTCGCGCGCTCCGGGATCGACTCGACGAAACGGTTCGCTGGATGACCGAAGACGACGAGTCCGATCCTTCGGACGAGGCTGCCGATCGAAACTGATCCCGTCCGGCGGGTTCGACGGCTTACTCGTCGGGGCTGGGCGACTTGACGCGCGAAATGTAGCCGGCCAGATCGGACGTCGTGACCATTCCGATGGCACCTTCCTCGTCGTCGACGACGGGGATGTGATGGAAGCCCCGTTCGACCATCGCGTCCGCAACGTCGCGGATGCTGTCCTGGGCCGAGGCCGTGACGACGTCCGTACTCATGTACTTCGAGACGGGCGTCTGATCCTTCGGTTTCTGCTCGGAAACGATCCGGACGAAGTCCGTCGTCGTCAGGATCCCCTCGAGTCGGTTGTCGTCGTCGACGACGACGACCGATCCGATCCCGTTCTCGAGCATCAACTGGGCGGCGTCCTCGACCAGCGTATCGGGCGTTACCGTGTGCAGGGAGGTGGACATGACTCGAGCGGCGAAAATGTCTTCCATATCCCGTGGTAGTCCACACACCCTATAAGAACTGTCGAAGACTCTCGAGACGTCGTCGGACGAACCACCGAGTCGTCGACCGCGGAGTCGCGAGCGGAGCCGTTGGTGGATCGCGTGATACGGTCTGCTGTACCTGCGAACCGTCTTGTGGGGCACCGTCACTGACGGACAGCAGACCGTATGAGCCCGTAAAGAGCACGCGACGACGCGGCCAGTTGATAACTATAGTAGCAACTGAAAGTCATTGCGCACCTGATCGCACGACAGCGTTGCGATCAGTATGTAAATCGTTTCAGTTGCTACTATAGCCGGCCGTCGAGGTGCGGCCATGCGCGTGAGCCATGGCGGTGGTCGAGCGACTGGCGACCGTCCGGTCGGCCGGGAATCGTCCTGATACTATATTTTAAATAGGAACTGCCCCATACTCGGTGACGTACCGACTGATGACCCCCGAATCGCCCGCCCTCGAGGGCCGCTGCAAGCTCCTTCCCACACCCGCGCCGACAACCGACGTATTCGCGGCCGTCGCCGCGGAGTACGCCGCGCTCGCGGACGAGTACGGCCCCCGGAACGTCCTGGTCCTGAAACGGCATCCGGCGGGTCTCGAATCCCTGACGGCGGCGCTTGCCGATGCCGACCGCGAACGGCCGGCCGGTGGCCCCCGCTCTCCCCGCGTCGAATCGCTCCCGGAACACGCTTCGAAGACGATCGAGGAGTACGATCCGACGCGATCCCGCCTCGAGTACGAGGAACGGATCGAACTCATCTCGCTGGTGATCGACGGCGCGAGCCGAGCGATACCCGACTACCTCGAGCGGGCCGGGGCCCACGAGAGCTTCTCGCGTGACGTGGGGCAGTTGCTGCTCGAGGCGACGCGCCAGCGGATCCGCCACGACGACCTCGAGACCGACGAGCTCCACGACTGTCTGGCCTTCCTGTACGCGATGAACGACCGGTTCCACGCGGAGCTCGAGGAGCGGGGCTACGTCGAGCGGGCGGACGTGGTGCCCCAGGCGGTCGACCTGCT contains:
- a CDS encoding CBS domain-containing protein: MEDIFAARVMSTSLHTVTPDTLVEDAAQLMLENGIGSVVVVDDDNRLEGILTTTDFVRIVSEQKPKDQTPVSKYMSTDVVTASAQDSIRDVADAMVERGFHHIPVVDDEEGAIGMVTTSDLAGYISRVKSPSPDE